GGCAGGTTGTGAGTCTCTGCAGGAAAACAAACACAATGAACCACATGACAGGACTGCAGACAGAAGACGAGTAGACTTTAAAGTTCAACAGTGAcacgattagggatgggaatagaGAAACGGCTCTTGTACAGATTTGGTTTCCAGTAGCTCAGTTCTGTGGAATCGTTGAGTAAGAACTTATCAGTTCTGTGACATCATCATGTCAGAGCCGTCATCaggtcatttccatattttgattCCATATTCTATCCATACATTCCACTACTTTTGTGAAGGTAACACTTTGGTGAAACTAAACCAAAAATTACCAATCATTatcatctaaaaaaacaaaaatattttggaaacaaacaaaataattcaggaaaaatagaaataaaaggcAATGAATAAattctgaacaaaaatgaacaaatgatcaagaaaattaacaaaatcatttgggaaataaacaaacaaacaaaaaaaaaacaattgaggaaaaacaaacaaaagacaattaGGAGATTAGtctagaaaataaacaaaatgatcaagaaaattcaatattctgaaaatggatgaaaaattaaaaaaaaaaaaaaaaagaagaaaaaacagaaaatgaccaaaatgatcagGTCCGATGCGTCATCAGGTCATTTctgtgttttggttcagtttcctCTAAAGTCTGGTTGTATTTGACCTGTAAAGATGACACTTGGACCACCAGGTTCTACCAGTACTGTTAATGTTAGCGTCATTTCACTGTCCACCTGCTTTACgattgtttatgaataatctccatgaTGACCAGACTCAGAGGAGCAGCAGATGGATCCAACACTCCTTTAACTCCACCTTTACAACCATTTAGTCCAATCCAATGCAAAACCACAGTGCATATTTAACATTCAAGAGTTTGTACTATAGTCCCCAATTCAATTTGAATTGATAATGGAACTGGAGTCGGTGAATTTtgatcaattcccatccctagacacGATACAAAGGCTACGTATGCAGTATCAAACCCTGCAGCTCATATACAAAACATCTGTGTGGTATTCACTGGTACTGACTCACCTAATATTGCACTGTTAAGAGTAGAGCAGACAGGTTCTCGTTGGATGGCGTCCAGCTGGTATCCAACAGGGCTGTTCCAGGGGTCGGAGTAGGCCAGCAGGCTGAAAGCATCCTGCAGCAGGAGACACAAACACCAACCGCTTAGTACTTCAACCCTTAAACACtacatttcattcactgatcatgtacatgctcATAACGCCTCAGAGGTCATAATAACCTCTCTGTggtaaaataatattatattataccaGTGCGTTGACCTGAGgggaaccatgggtcatattaatactgatatctagggactgaagttagtaaatgcatcgcTCCTGTTTTTAAAGTCATTTCcaatcatgcagtgtggtactgcacttcctgtcaaccgtcatgggcatagcaatgggattgtaaggctattatattccaaaattactaatatctcccatcAAAATCtaccatcaactgaacataaaaacatttcagtgtctccaactactgtcatttatcatttatttatctatatttTGCATGTGCcaatgaaaatcaggcattttcctgtatttaattcactctaAGTATTTGCTTGTACTCaaaccctatatttaattcactgatcgtgtacatGTTCGTCAAGGCCCAGAGATTATTCTACCAAAACAAAGTGACTTTCCATTCAAATCTATCATCGACTGAACATAACAACCAaaggttcaaaggttattttatcaaaacagacaaaattgaagaaaacgtgatattttcagcaaaatatatcattaactgagcataaaaacatgCAAGTGACtccaactactgtcatttattatttatttgtctaTATTCATCATGTGTCAGTAGAAATCAGGTATttacctgtatttaattcactgatcatatacaaATTCATAAACGCTCAGAGGTTATTATAACCGAAagtgaatttttcatcaaaacatatcattaacagAATAACAAACAACCTTATTTTGCTCATATTCATTCACTGTatgtttcattttttgttcattgtgttgcccatttcatatttttcttcagttttgatccATTTATggtgtattttttcatgttacaaaTTTATTATAAATTTCtggtcattttattaattattttagccatttttgtttattttgttgcttactttattctttttatatttagttcatttaagcatttattacaaataatgatgataattaacGGCCGTatctgttttcagtgtgtttgggttctgtttttatctgctgtatgtagtgtctctgagttctatgaaaagcactatacaaataaaatatattattatttaaaattaagttcttcctgaaaaaaggtgaaaaataaaaggcaaaaaagacactttgacacttttattgcaaaaacaacaataaaatctaGGTGGCATGTTACAATGGTAGTCCTAAAAGGGGTTAATCTGattcatttcattcttttacatctacacatgtaaaaaaaaaaaaaaagaaagaaattgtaGAAAAGGGAAGTGACAAGATCATATGTGAATGGAAGACAATAATAGGTAGTGTGAGTCTACCATCATTAGGTATGTACATACTTTTGAAGAAGTCTGGTAATGGACtaaaatgtctaaaccagggttttatTGTATTCCTAAAGGGCATGTAAACATGTCAGATTATTCCCAGTTAAGGTCGATTCATGCTCACTGTACGTACATAAATAGGTTCTTCCATTTCCTATATACTTCCATGCCtctattgtgttggaatgagtcaatccaccagagggcgctgctctgaattaataTACTGAGCAAATACTAAGAAGCAGAGTAAAGtatttttgggggaaaaaaaaaaagaaagtcactaTATagtgtttgtacacatttttcagggtcaaattcaagcatttttaagggTCTTTTTCAAATTCTTCCAGCACAGCCCCTTATTGCTGAAGTAAAATACAAATCTGCAGGAACACATACACTCATTTTTCATAGTCTTTCCACTTTTAACATCTAAAATTTTGTTTCATCATAGCAAAAAGTTTACAAatttaaaggagaacacaaagttttatccccccccccaaaaaaaaaaaaaaaaattaaaaacaaaaaaaaaagggaagccacttggtgttcttcaaaAACActtgcaccgagacaaagattgagataaaaatgtacccgaagtcgacctgagaacacctgggaattttattttttgacataaggttttattttttcaaaatatatcacctctctgtaagtagcttaggcttgagttaatattaaaaacaaataaatcacacCACAGAGTTATAACTGCAAGCACTTTCCCTCATAAAACAACATCTGGGTCTCTGAGGCTCCTCTGTCCAGTCAAACCTACATAACCTGGGGGTTTTCTTTGACAAACCTGCATCCTTGGACTGCCACTATAAGCagctagtaaaaaaaaacaacaaaaaaacaacttatttatCAATTGTGAAATACTTCAAAGCTGAGGTCTATGGttttaaaaactgaaatgaagatGACCATACATGCTTTTGTTTCTTCCCGCATTGATTATTGCAATGCTCTTTTAAGTGTTTTAACATTAAAGCTGTTGATCGCCTACAGTCTGTGCAAAATACAGCAGCGAGGCTTTTAACAGGAACCAGAAAAAGAGATCACATGACCCCGGTTTTATTTTCCCTCCATTGGTTCCCAGTCAGTTTTAGAATACGGTTTAAGATTTTACTTCTTACCTTTAGAGCCCTTCACGATCAAGCCCCTTGGTACAAGTAGAGCTCCTGACACTCTAGTCTCCCTTGTGCTCGTTAAGGTCATCAAACCAGAGACTCTTGATGGTTCCTCACACCCAGTTCAGAACCAGAGGAGAGCGCTCTTTCCAAGCTACCTCTAACTCTACGGCACATCCAGTCCATTGACTCCTTTAAGAAGGAgctcaaaacttatctttttaggcaGGTGTTTACCCAGGGTTGATGTTTTATGGGCTTGTGttattgtctgtttctctgtactactgttttgtttttatcttagtgtatgtatgaattttatttattttaagcttttattaacattttattctaaactgtaaagcacttcgtgattttatctgtgaaaagtgcaatataaataaaatttgcttACTTAcgctttcaagcacttaaactaaaattcaagcacttttcagactgtgaaaacacaacattgaaattgagcattttcaaggatttcaagaacCCTGTATATCTCACCAACTCGacacagtcgctctatgaaaagttcCTTCATTTCTAGAAATTATTCTCTTCACACCTCAAccctgcctccacagttcccactgGTACCGCTCCATATTCtcccagaggacggacagaacactccgtcccTATACGTGCAAGTCTTTATATGACCGGGAAAATCTAATAAAGGTCCATTTATGCTGTAAGTTAAACAGGCGCTGAGTCGTGTTACCTTGAGCATCTTCTTGTTGGCTGAGTTCTTGCCACACTCACGGCGCAGATGTTCACTCATACTCTGGAGCTCCCTGCCGAAATGGATCATCCTTTCGATGGCCGCCTGACTGCCGCCACACAACTGCCTCTTGGACTGAGCCGACTCCACCTCTGCAGAGCCACCATTCACCGAGAGAAAGGACAAATGAGTTAAGGTTCACTTagtgcaggggggtcaaacatacggcctgtgggccaaaactggcctgctaaagggtccaatccgacctgtgggatgaaatttgtgaaatgcaaaattaacactgaaaacattaacaatcaaggatgtcaaaatcattttagctcaggatACACAATACAATCTAagctggatcagaccagtaaaatactatcataataacctataaataataactgcacatttttctctttgtttttgtgtaaaacaagcaaaattacatgaaaatatttagatctaCACACTATCctatcaaaaaatgtgaataacctgaacaaatatgaacaatcttaaatgtcttaagtgcaattatatcaatattctgcctgttattaaatgttttgtgtatttgtagatctactgtgatctgtacattggaatatacatgtggaaatgataaactgaggcagaatactggcaaaattgcacttatttttcttaagagattccaggttgttcatgtttttcacttttttttaaaggatactatgcagatgtaaacattttcatcatgtaattctacatttttcacactaaaactagAGAAAAGTCTGGACTTCAAATCGTTTATacattactatgttattattttatcggtccggcccattttagatcatgttgggctgaaagtggaacgtgaactaaaatgagtttgacagcgctGACTTAGACCATGTTCAGACAGCAgtttttaatgcacaatttggattttttggtgaaatcccatttttttgtgtgctctttCATaccaccacatatgaaagcggcctgggtcggatttggaaaaacaaaacatctgatttgtactgttcaaactgtctttaacaaattggatacaggtcacatatgggcaaaaaaaataaataaatcggatttgggccacatttgcctgcagtctgaacataaccTTAGAGTGACAGTGTTTGACAACGGAGGCGTTCATCTGAACCTCTCTCATCCACAGTCAGAACAGTAGAAAAAGACTTACTCACTGATTTTTAAACAAGAATGATGGGCTGGAAAGTAAACCAAGTAGCTCTCCACACATGGACATTAATTCACGGACACACACTGTGTACACACCCATATCTGCATCACAGTCATCAGGCTCGGTGGTGTGTTTGGAGCTGCCGTTGAGGAAACCGTTGGAGGATGATTCTGTCACTCCATTGGTGAAGTGGTCCACTTCCATGTCCATGTCATTACTGAGGACAGACAAGTAAGGAGAGCGACAGTCAGGACATGTTCTGCATCATCGCTATTGTTTCTGTGTTGGTTTTGTTGCAGCACAATAAAAAGTAAGACTGGAGTTCATGTCAATTCATTAATCtaactttaactcataaagacccaaacagccactgatgaccaaaaccatctacagatgtaactgtttaacacctgttgatccacgaatcctatcaacacatgcctttttcagcaaaatatatcattaactgaacttaaaaacatgcatctccatccactgtcatttatcaaactcaatgggttttattcTGTATTCAGAATTTTACATTTAGTTTGCATTAATAAACATGTATTGTAAATCCAGTCTCAAGTCATAAAAACAGTGACTTAAGTCTGATTTAACCCTTAATGAAGTTTAAGTGAAATTTTCTCCATTGTCAACTtgttctaagtgatttatcaccatttattataatattatcctatgcattttgcatttttcagtgtaaatcatgtattttcctatattgaacaaactaatcatgtagatgttcagaaaagctcagagtaaattcaaaggttattacatcagaacagaGAACACAGAGTGCTGTTCACTTTTAATCCCGCTCggtcaaatatagtgtaagattctgttgaaagttactgccctataatttagattagattgtccttgtgtaaaacttattacatacatatatatgtgaaagtactcagatattataactgcacaaggccatttgaccttgaaaagtagGTCATGGTGACCTATGTTCAATaggtttctgctccatgccaagatgcatccacagtataaatttgttGCAGATATGTCAATGAATTCTTCAGAcaatgtgattatgtcattgaatggacagacaattacaatacccctcagctgtgggaaaaaaactgaaaaaagtgacttttccttcagttttctctgtttctggtataataaccctcaactttaatctgagctttaacgatcatctacaggatcagttcattaaatataggaaaatacatacatttcactgaaaaatcacaaaatacagaggataatattataataaagagtgATAAATCACTCCAGTTAAAtctacagagaaaaattaatttgggaactgtcacaaaagtagcactgcgtctttgtgggttaatgtcTGAATCCAACCATTatgactagggctgcacgattttggcaaaaaaaaaaaatcccgattttttcctctaaaaactcgattttcgattttgatttctggttaaaactacaaaagacaacagaagtcagcatgtcattttcgtgagcagcccacaatgcaaggcactgctctgacctgaaatctgtgatggtatcacgtgatgaacccacagaagtttattttttcttaattaaatctttattgaatgaagtagagtatacaaacaacgtatacaacaagaaaataacacaagtttgccagggggaataccctataatacaatgtccaaatcagagcaaatacttacgttttttatagcctttttgtttccagatttatctaacagctttaaataaagttcagcatctttcaaaaaataaataatatttggttttgtgttacagaacttacatttgtgaatgaaaaatttagcaagtaagaggactaaatttatatagatagatagacagatagatagatagatagataaacagacagacagacagacagacagatagacagatagacagatagatagatagatagatttatttatatattttttttatttttatttttatccccCTCTTTTTTGGGTATCTGggtccacagaagtgataccagtgtaagtcagtggcaggcatcagtcgtgcgtgcgtggaccgtTAATATGAgagatccacatgcggttctatttaaactggaggatccgtgcatggaacagaccgacccaggacacgctggagggattctgtgtgtggagctggtggatgcgtgtgggcacagggctgtgtgggctcctctgctgaggctgatgaccccgtgacccggacccggtttggaagaagacagtacggtacagatccgggacaacgtaagatgagtgatccacatgcagttccatttcagttgcgggatcggtgcgtgaagccacggcatacactgtgggctcattaacacatttaaagtccggtcattacacggacttctgtgacagaccgctgtcactgacaggaggaggagcctacggtagcccacaagcgcgcggcccggaggcacgagagagatgaaatcgattttacgatttcccttttttaaaaatcgtcctaattaaaaaatccgatttcgatttaaaatcgattaatcgtgcagccctaattatgACATTAAATTTAATTCTGTGATGTGTACAAGCATTCCTTGAACAGAAACTTGATGGATCTCACAAAACCAAACTGAGATACATTCAGTGACCTCGTAGCATAACTgccaaagttctttttttttcagtgatgaaaaatgaagcagccttgttaggagagtaaagttacacaaatatcacaattttgccaaaaatatgactttggcaattGTGCACTGAGGCTAACAGTACAAGGAAAGCATGAACACAACACAAAGGTCCATCACATATGTCTTATTAACCagttaaaaaaatctgaatatcttCAGCATTGTGCAGTTAATGTGGAATTGGGATTCTGTGTTGGTTGCAAAACAAAAGGGCAGGTCAGAAACGTGATACAACGTGGATTATTTTCGACAAATAATTGATATCACTCTAACACTGCGACAAATAGCAGCTTAAACTCAGCTCTGAATGATAAGTGCAGTCTGTAGAAGTAAGACACacaacacacttacacacacattccATGTTTGTTAAATCTGCTGGTGTGGTGGTGGTGTTCTCGTTACCTGGTTATGGGCTGTTGGCTGCGACTCCCATTGAGGCTGATGTCAGATACTGGGAGGGTGGAGCCAGAGCCCGGGGGGCAGGGCTTATGACTGTGAGGGGACGAGCTGTGGTTTTTATTAGATGTCACACCATTACAGCAGTTGCTGTCGAACCCTAAAACAGAGAACTTTGTTAAGGTTTTTGGTCCGTTTCAAGCAGAAGTGACAGAACGTATTAAATTGACCATAAACTCATCCTCAATGCAGACCAGACCATCTCATCGTGGGACTTCTATTTTTTGGGGCATTTTGCACCGGGGGCGGGGTTACGTCCTGCgtcactgatgtgtttgatgCAGGTTCTTGTGTTGGCGTGGTGTCATAATCTGGTTATGCCCCAACCCGAACccatgctccctggcaaagtacATACGGCAAAATGCCCCAAAAATAGGAGTCCTGTTTCATCTTATTCCTTAACTAACAAGTGGAAAAGTAGGTGGAGCTTACCAATACCCCCACCCAgttgcacaacactttgcccctcctgctcactgataccctgcctacccagggattaattaTAAATTTGAAATTAAAGTTAATTGTGAACTAGATTATAAGAAATAACTGTCTTTTtttgggtagttcagtcaaaccaatacaagcaaaaaaaacaaaagcgtAATTAAATTCAGCCTTCAAATTGTGTGCCTCTCCTGGTGGTAAAGACGAAAGACAGAAATCTTGGACAGACAGAATTCCTGTTATATCTGTATACCCCCGCCCACCCTCTGGGGCAGCTGTATATGGATATACCAGGTATAATGATATATAATGGAACTAGACCAGGTATAATGAAACTAAAGACATGTATGaagttattacatataataaatgAAAGTAAAGATGTGCATGAACTAATGACATAAACCCAATTCAACTTAAGACATATTTAGCTTCAGttaacaaaattgaacaaaactcAACTTAATTCAAAATTCATAAAACTATGAGCAAGTAATAActaaataacagaaaacaaataCTTTGATGCTGCCCGTTTATTGAGGGAATGAGTTGATTTTACATTTAGTGACTCCTGAGCCTAAAGATGTGGATGAACCAGtgacttaaaataaatgaaaataaacatgcATATGATCTAATAACATAAAGAGAAAGTCAAAATACAGATGTTTATGAACTAAAGACATAAACTAAAAAGGTGCATATGAACTAATTACATTAAGTAAATGACACTGACGATGAACACATATCGCGTGCGTGTCATACTCCTGAATGCACAACACCCCAGAGGTACTTTGAGTACTACTCCTGAATGTACCGCATGTGTAGTACTTCTGAATGTACCCAATGCGTGTACTACTCCTGAATGTTTCCATGTAACATTCATGCTTTACACTGAAATGACTTCGTTCATGTGACATCATCGGTGACGCCAGCAATTAATGACTTTGTGACATCATTGGTAAGATCATAAATTTATGACTTTGTGACATCATCAACAGAGGTTAGAAATAGGAGCCAGGTGGTTACTCCTCAAGCCCTCCTCTATTGGCCGGGCACATGTTGGCCTGTGTAGGGGAAACCGGCACTGTCGGGGTTGGAGATGGTGACCACCCTATGGAAGTCAGCATGTCGACTtgatttaatgggggggggggggcagttgagtgggtggaggaaaaaaaaaaaaaacttagtacATTCACATGTACTGCTATGTGTGTAGTACACTTGAATGTACCACTGGTCATGTAGATCCTTGCAATGGATAATTACTGTATTGATTATCTTTCATCTTTATTTAACTCTAGCTAGAGCAGTGAATAGCCTCTTATTtgtgaaacaaccatcagtttgttggTACAGCTGGTATCTGAACCTGTACCTGTGAGGTAGGACTGGGAGCTGCTGGCTTTGTGGCTGGGGCTGCTGAAGGGCCGGGGGGAGCCGGGGTAACTGTCCTGAGACTTCGGGCTACGACCTCCCAGACACCTGACCTCGCTGTCCGTCCCGTTCACCATCTCTATGAACTGTCTCACCCTGAGGACGACAAGAACACAAACGGTgagaaaggaaagaaaactgaaaaagatGGGTTGAAAGGCAGAAAGAGAAAAGAACAAATAGAGGAATAAAATTGTATATATTGTAATCCTATGTATAAAGACATGCACTTGAAAAATAGTTTAAGtacataagaaaagaaaacaaaagtcaaCACATTTGTGATGTCAACGTCTGAAAGCAGTTTTTGTCTTACTTGAGCATGAAGAGCAGGTCCGGGTTCCTCTCCAGGAGGTTTGGGTAGAGCTGCTGGGTAGTTTCAATGGCTTCACCCATTCTACCTGACAACACCAGCTTCTGGATCTCTGCAAACCAGTAACAACAGCTTATTCCATATATGGCAGGAACCACATTTCCTTTTAACACAGCGCTAGTAATTATAAATATCTCAACTCTTAAACCAGGGCTGACAGTAAACACtcactctgtctgtttttaatggAGGCCAGCTCCTCGTGCACGGCCTGGTCAGTGGATTTGGCGAAGGCTTCGGCTGTGGCACAATAGCTGTGGTGCACCAGGTAGGAAGCCACCATcctgagaaaagaagaaaaaaaaaaagatgtagtgattaaccctttaacccctgacatgtctgtggtgagcgttcagaatgcatgatttattttaaatattcataaaaattaaaccatttgctcaacaggaaaaaattcaaaacgggctgatagaatagaccttgtactttccatagacatctgagcatgctcagttcaccccccccccactgcctgtagaatggggggtaaaacacagagcagtgagtgagaccgactcactattgTGAGTCACTATgtgactgatttagaaaaaaacaagagcccaaaacaaaaactactgggcccaaattcaaatccttgttgttgttgttcagtgtgttccagttcacagttcatgttcaacatcctaaatctcttattcatATACATTCTGAGTtcttgttttgaccctaaaacatacAATGAAGCAAAAACCACTGAAGAAtaggaacacaagcacatgacACTTCTAtagacgcaaattcacagcagcatatttacctgaaataatgtctcaggggttaaatgcaaaataaaatggGATGATAAGAACATCAAAATGCCTGACACAGCAAAACTGgtatcaataaaagaaatgtgacaaaattagcttttttttgctgaaattaaagcCTTATCTTATCTGTTTGTTTAATCAACTGAAATGctcc
The DNA window shown above is from Sphaeramia orbicularis chromosome 17, fSphaOr1.1, whole genome shotgun sequence and carries:
- the ranbp9 gene encoding ran-binding protein 9, which gives rise to MSGQSSGCGFLMSVVVHGDSALNEQEKELNQRLRRLYPAVNENETPLPRSWSPKDKFSYIGLSQNNLRVHYKGHGKTPKDAASVRATHPIPAACGVYYFEVKIISKGRDGYMGIGLSAQGVNMNRLPGWDKHSYGYHGDDGHSFCSSGTGQPYGPTFTTGDVIGCCVNLINNTCFYTKNGHSLGIAFTDLPPNLYPTVGLQTPGEVVDANFGQHPFVYDIEDYMREWRTKIQAQIDRFPIGEREGEWQSMIQKMVASYLVHHSYCATAEAFAKSTDQAVHEELASIKNRQKIQKLVLSGRMGEAIETTQQLYPNLLERNPDLLFMLKVRQFIEMVNGTDSEVRCLGGRSPKSQDSYPGSPRPFSSPSHKASSSQSYLTGFDSNCCNGVTSNKNHSSSPHSHKPCPPGSGSTLPVSDISLNGSRSQQPITSNDMDMEVDHFTNGVTESSSNGFLNGSSKHTTEPDDCDADMEVESAQSKRQLCGGSQAAIERMIHFGRELQSMSEHLRRECGKNSANKKMLKDAFSLLAYSDPWNSPVGYQLDAIQREPVCSTLNSAILETHNLPKQPPLAQAVGQAAQCLAIMARTGSGSCAFASVDDYLH